TATGCTTGGAATATTACTTctcttattataatttataaaagttggaaaaatgataatttaacatACACATTTAAGCGGTTGTAAGCATATTTTTTGTATGTGAACTATAGTTTATACTTCATAACAATAGAATTATAAACATAAAAGTAAACAGGGCTAGTCAGCGGATGCCTCtcattctattggaaaaatTTACCCTCCTGAAACAATCTCACAAGCATAGTAAGAAGAGACGCTGGTTTTAAAAACATGTCATCATAAATTCTGACAGGAAAGCAAATAACTGAAACATCTTCAAAATGATTAAACAAGTTTGAGAgggattataaaaaaaaaaaaaattaaataaataaataaataataataataataaaaataatcataataataataacaataataataataataataacaacaataataataataataataataataataataataataataataaaaataataataatacaacgGTCAATTAATTCAAGGACAGAGGactaggaagaaaaaaaaagattaccTGCCAGGGCCTCTCCCAGTCAAGTGGCATTGGCCAGGCCCCAAACCATCCCCCAATAACTGCTCCATACGCTTGTAAACAAATCAGATACTCAATAGATCCATTCGGCCTAAACATAGTACAAGGGTTATAATCATGTACTACATGTACCTAACTAAAAGGGCCGAATAAGCAGATTGCATTATGAAAAACTTCACATAAGAAAACATGAAAGAATTCATAAACTTAACTAGAATAACATACTTTGTTTGTGCAAATATACGTTTCCAGTCAGCCCACGATGAACCAAGAACACACGATGCTGGAACTATCTGTAGTAACATAAGTTGCACATCAATGTAAGTGTACATAAACACGGGTCCATACTTCATATATGTCTATCCTGACAATACTTGTAAACATGTAATTTATTCAGGGCAGGGTAAGAGGAATGATAAGAAAATGACTTCAAATATAATTGTAGgagattttaataataaaaaatctacCAAGAAAAAATTAgatgttttaatttgtattcGATGTTGTGGTGACATGTCTGAAAGTGATAATGATGCAACTCACTGAGTTTCACTTCAATATATGCTGACTGTCAAGCTTTTATATGGTGAGTTGATTAGAAGCAAAACATAAATCAATGGCTGATATCTGACCATCCACAATTGCACCAGATCAAATGTATATGTTCTAAATGATGGATAACATGTATCAGCCGATAATGGATGGGATTTTGTTTTAACTTGAAAAAGACTACGCTAATACTAACAGTCCTTTTCTGAGTCTAGAACTTCTCATAAAATAAGACGAATTGCAAAACATCTAGTTCCAATTTTCTTATagtaaaataatcaataaacaACTAAACATTAGTTAATTTCCATAAATgatcatttttttcaaacagaaaacaaaagaaaaaatgaataacCAGACAAAAGAATGTAAAGTATCGATAGCTAAACAGATACACGTATATGAGACAAGTccaatcaaaaacaaaaatattatattctagAAGCAGTGACTATAAGCAAGAAAATGGCAACGAATTAGTCACTCACTGTGAACAACGACATCATAAGAGACCAATTTAGAGTCTTGGCCACGTGCCTGTCTCAAGTAAATTTGCAAAAGTCAATATACAGTCTAGTCGTTAGGGGATCTTCAAAGTTGAAATAGAAAAGGCATCTTTACGCACAATATAGAAGGGGGAACAACTGGTTTTGTTTAAAGGAGCAATATTTTAACTTAATCCTACATCTTGTCAACAATGACCTCAATCCAGTGCAGGAAAAAAAAACTGTGCTccaaaaaaaactcatttcacTTACTGAAAGGTAACAGGCGCCCCCAAAGCAATAGCTCCTAAAGAATTTAGAAGTGCCCCTGCAGAGTAAAAGATACAAGAAATATCATCAGTTTTTACAGAACAGCAAGCCACTCTCGTAAATCTTTTGCAATGGTGTTATCAAGAAAAGAGTAACAAAATCATGGATGATGAGAAtataatgaaaaacaaaaaataataaagaatcaaatcatAATGAAATAACAAAGTAGCAATGTTATTTGCcataaattaatattcataaaTTAGTTTGAAAATATGTTATCTGTTTCATTTCTTGATGCCACTAgcaatttatttcttattttaaatatattgtgTTAATTGTATTATTTCCTCCTGTTCAACTCTTTGTTTGACAAAAACAAAGATAACATTTTTGTAATCATTGATGGAAACAACAACTGATTCTTTAAAGGAAGACGGGTACAAGCAACACACTCTTCTCAACAAATTCGGTTATATTGGTTGAGATTCAAATAGGTTCCACTAAGTCATGTGGTAAAAGAGTGTGTGTTAAGAATAGCGTGTTAAGATAATGTGTTGCTAGCATCATTCATAAAGGAAACAAACTATAATTTATCGAACAACAAGTAGACATGATATTAACAATATCAGTTATTATAGGGGAACTTGGCTAGCGGTAGAACAGACCTATAGTACCCTTACCATAAGTGTTGTAGGTGCTGTTttgtaaattgtaataaaagcaacattaaaattgattttcaagGCAGTTATGCAAGGACAATCATAGATACATTATTTTTCGAATGACAAATGTTAGTGTGTTAGTGTTGTGTTGTGGGTAGGAATAGAACCATCAACTTCCTTATCACTCCACTCTTGACCCTCCCACTCCAAGCACCAAACCAGCCTCATATCCCTTGACAATCATAGATAGCTATCAGAGgttatgtatatttttaatacaaaagaGCACCTATAGTAGTGTAGGTAAGTATTTTCCTTTAAATTTCCACCCTTAATTTTAAACCCAAATCTAGATTCATTGCAACAACATAGCCACATAGTTATACACAATATCAATTAGGTCATTGATTTGAGACCAGACGACCAAGATTAATTATTATGTGATGTAGTTACTGCGTCAACTTCAAATGTAACATCCGAACCTAAATGACGTTGTAAAATGCAATCATTACCATGGCAGTAAAAGAAGTAATTGTAGAAAAAACTGAAGTTTGAAGTAACTAACCTATTGGCACTCCTAGAATACCTCTCCCAACGGCTCGTAGGTACTGCATAGAACATAATTCATATGAAaacaggaagaaaaaaaaaacctagaaTATTCACAAGAACTATAGAATTGCACggtttttgagaaatttttaagGAAAACTTAATTACCGAGCATCGTTGGCGATTCTGTCGATAACAACCGTAGAGAAGAATCACGATCGGGAGCTCTGTAATCTATACAATACAGAATAagagaaatatttaattaattaattaattaaggaaagtaaaaagataaaatgaaaatagagaaataaagtGATGGTACCGAAATGATGAAGAGAGTGAGAGAAGGATCGGTAACGAGGTTGATGGAGTATACAGTGTTAGCCACCCACAAGGATAAAGCTAGGCCAACTCCGCATAGCAAGTTGACTGTAAAGGCCTCTGAAGCTGAGATTGCCGGCGATGCTTCTGCGACTGAGGCTTTAGACGCCGTTGTTTTCTCACTGCCTTTTTTCCGACGATCcattatttgaattaaatagCCAATAGAATTTAAGCAAGAAAATGAAACCGTAGTTACCATATACCGGGGTCCGGGACTCAggttttttttactttcttttaaaaatatattcccactattaaaattacaacaatgctgattattatttattacgaAGAGTACTCAGTAATATGAGATAAAAGAAATGTatcgaaattaacaatttaatatgTTTGTGGA
This region of Cicer arietinum cultivar CDC Frontier isolate Library 1 chromosome 8, Cicar.CDCFrontier_v2.0, whole genome shotgun sequence genomic DNA includes:
- the LOC101490773 gene encoding uncharacterized protein isoform X1, which produces MDRLRPRNRAVFSGFTNAEIEKMEKLLRESRRQSFTHDFYQKLAKSFNYSSGRAGKPIIKWTEIESWFQTRLQDSPQVPENELLSPQGLQCKEGSEKTTASKASVAEASPAISASEAFTVNLLCGVGLALSLWVANTVYSINLVTDPSLTLFIISITELPIVILLYGCYRQNRQRCSYLRAVGRGILGVPIGALLNSLGAIALGAPVTFQHVAKTLNWSLMMSLFTIVPASCVLGSSWADWKRIFAQTKPNGSIEYLICLQAYGAVIGGWFGAWPMPLDWERPWQEWPISVSYGTLSGYLVALVASLGFVLAHRRLQHVKKE
- the LOC101490773 gene encoding uncharacterized protein isoform X2, which codes for MVTTVSFSCLNSIGYLIQIMDRRKKGSEKTTASKASVAEASPAISASEAFTVNLLCGVGLALSLWVANTVYSINLVTDPSLTLFIISITELPIVILLYGCYRQNRQRCSYLRAVGRGILGVPIGALLNSLGAIALGAPVTFQHVAKTLNWSLMMSLFTIVPASCVLGSSWADWKRIFAQTKPNGSIEYLICLQAYGAVIGGWFGAWPMPLDWERPWQEWPISVSYGTLSGYLVALVASLGFVLAHRRLQHVKKE